A stretch of DNA from Candidatus Cloacimonadota bacterium:
GGGCAGGCGCTGATACTAATCTCTTTGTAATTAAATTTTTTATCTGCGTAAATCATTTTTTTCAGCGTTCATCTGCGTCCAATCTATACTTTACGGACAGACTCTAAATAGAAATGAACTGTTACTGATCATTCCCGTAACAGACTTCATTCATTTCCAATTACCTCTTTATATAATACCGTTCTCTTTCACTATAAATGCAACCGCAATATTGCTGACGATACATATTTCTTTCTTTGGAAAGTCGAATTCCCTCTTTCCAATATTCACGCAAATCACGCGAAAGAAATTTCACTCCGTATTTTTTTGCCAGATCATTTCCAATCGTAATTATTTTTTCATGTTGCTGAAATTTGCTGTATAAAAGCGTGGAAGTAAAATAATCAAAATTTCCTCTTTTGGCGTAGATTGCCGTATTTAGCAATCGGTCATAATAACAATAATCGCATCGGCGGTTTTCTCGAAAAACCACGTTTTGCAACCATTTTTCAAGTTGGTATTCATCTTTATAAATAATTCTGCATTTCTCCTTTCTTTCAAATTTTTTCACTTCTTCCAACCGCTTCGCATATTCCGTGTAAGGATGAATATTTGGATTATACCAGAATCCCATCAGATCAAATTCATCTTTGAGATGGAAATAGGGTGCCACAAAACATGGAGCACAACAAACGTGGAAGAGAAGTTTTTTATTTTTCATATTAAAATTGATTAAACACAAAGTTCACAAAGGGCACAAAGAAAAACAAATAAAACAGAAATATCGCAACTTTTCTTCATCGATATATCCATTTTGGGTTTCGTTAATATTCAAAACGCATTTTAATCTTAAATTAAGCGGTTCCCGTTTCCAAGCACCCAGCATTATTCTCGTTCCCAAGCCCCAGCTTGGGAACGCAATAAAACGAAAAGCACNNNNNNNNNNNNNNNNNNNNNNNNNNNNNNNNNNNNNNNNNNNNNNNNNNNNNNNNNNNNNNNNNNNNNNNNNNNNNNNNNNNNNNNNNNNNNNNNNNNNATTTTATTTCTATTGTCAATATTTGTGTGTTTTTAATTGTTCTCATTTTTCATTGAGATTTTTACTAGGGGGGAAAAACCATTAATTTTCG
This window harbors:
- a CDS encoding epoxyqueuosine reductase QueH produces the protein MKNKKLLFHVCCAPCFVAPYFHLKDEFDLMGFWYNPNIHPYTEYAKRLEEVKKFERKEKCRIIYKDEYQLEKWLQNVVFRENRRCDYCYYDRLLNTAIYAKRGNFDYFTSTLLYSKFQQHEKIITIGNDLAKKYGVKFLSRDLREYWKEGIRLSKERNMYRQQYCGCIYSERERYYIKR